In one Gossypium hirsutum isolate 1008001.06 chromosome D09, Gossypium_hirsutum_v2.1, whole genome shotgun sequence genomic region, the following are encoded:
- the LOC107891361 gene encoding trafficking protein particle complex subunit 3 produces the protein MPPAAPRSGDAIFASVERVNAELFTLTYGAIVRQLLTDLEEVEEVNKQLDQMGYNIGIRLIDEFLAKSNVSRCVDFKETAEMIAKVGFKMFLGVTASVMNWDADGTCCSIVLEDNPLVDFVELPDTCQGLYYCNILSGVIRGALEMVAMKTEVTWIRDMLRGDDAYELQVKLLKQVPEEYPYKDDE, from the exons ATGCCTCCCGCCGCTCCTCGATCCGGAGATGCGATCTTCGCCAGCGTAGAACGCGTG AATGCAGAACTATTCACTTTGACTTATGGAGCAATAGTGCGTCAATTGCTTACTGACTTGGAGGAGGTTGAGGAGGTTAACAAACAGCTTGATCAAAT GGGCTATAATATAGGAATTAGACTAATTGATGAGTTTCTAGCAAAATCAAATGTGTCCAGATGTGTTGACTTTAAGGAGACAGCGGAAATGATTGCCAAG GTGGGTTTCAAAATGTTCCTTGGGGTCACTGCATCTGTCATGAACTGGGATGCTGATGGCACTTGTTGCAGCATTGTTTTGGAGGATAATCCCCTTGTGGACTTTGTAGAGCTTCCTGATACTTGTCAAGGCCTCTACTATTGCAACATTTTAAGTGGAGTCATAAGAGGAGCCCTAGAGATG GTGGCAATGAAGACGGAAGTCACCTGGATTCGTGATATGCTTAGAGGAGATGATGCATATGAGTTGCAGGTTAAACTTTTGAAGCAAGTTCCAGAAGAGTATCCTTACAAGGATGATGAGTAA
- the LOC107891362 gene encoding U1 small nuclear ribonucleoprotein 70 kDa isoform X2, whose product MDSNLQTSPNSSDAKTAFRKPSTDSSNRQYRRRSPVSGLSSSEGSSPQRDRSISPIVSRDDLEKSADTRPGRDGRELDSDSRGNWYSRSGDSYRYSDRQSSRSSHGYSRHDKRADEDSKYDRFSSRSDRESRISNHSDHPRQASDLSRSKDYSQNAEKYSRDRYDGSGHRSRDKGKESPFLERYKDKDSSFHRVGSGRRHGNSLSEEMDRDRRRWDRDGRDEKVDYHRSWRDKKADHTSYEESRGHWNDSSSVRERDNDKRRSKDGYRSGHEDIDGLKPSKKERMKYDEGEVNVEKKDRYGRVGKEQFEDKSIFDSKNQESPAKKSKLFSLGKGSDYGDEKLSSLEQAEETVERVTMGQVHSSNVDITNDLNAAKVAAMKAAELVNRNLIGAGHSNMTTEQKKKLLWGSKKSTPAEESGHRWDTALFGDRERQEKFNKLMSEVALVPMADCRV is encoded by the exons ATGGACTCCAATTTACAGACTTCGCCTAATAGTTCTGATGCAAAAACAGCATTTCGTAAGCCTTCTACCGACTCATCTAACCGACAATATAGGCGTCGTTCTCCAGTCAGCGGGTTATCTTCATCTGAAG GAAGTTCTCCCCAGCGTGACCGTAGCATTAGTCCCATAGTTTCAAGGGATGATCTGGAAAAAAGTGCTGATACTCGACCGGGGAGAGATGGGAGAGAATTGGATAGTGATTCTCGTGGGAATTGGTATAGTAGAAGTGGTGATTCTTATAGATACTCCGATCGACAGTCTTCCAGGAGCTCTCATGGTTACTCCAGGCATGACAAGCGTGCAGATGAAGATAGCAAGTATGATAGATTTTCCTCCCGTTCTGATCGAGAATCAAGAATTAGCAATCATTCTGATCATCCAAGACAAGCAAGTGACCTTAGTAGGTCAAAAGACTATTCACAAAATGCTGAAAAATATTCTCGTGATAGATATGATGGTTCTGGACATAGGAGCAGGGACAAGGGGAAAGAATCACCATTTCTAGAGCGTTATAAGGATAAGGATTCGTCTTTTCACAGGGTTGGCTCTGGTAGGAGACATGGCAACTCTCTTTCTGAAGAGATGGATAGAGATCGAAGGAGGTGGGACAGAGATGGTCGAGATGAAAAAGTGGACTACCATAGAAGCTGGAGAGATAAAAAAGCCGATCACACTTCTTATGAAGAATCCAGGGGCCATTGGAATGATTCATCTTCTGTGAGGGAGAGGGACAATGATAAACGTCGCTCTAAAGATGGTTACAGGAGTGGGCATGAGGATATAGATGGCCTGAAGCCTTCAAAGAAGGAGAGAATGAAATATGATGAAGGGGAAGTTAATGTGGAAAAGAAGGATAGGTATGGTAGAGTAGGGAAGGAGCAGTTTGAAGACAAGTCTATATTTGACAGCAAAAATCAGGAGTCTCCAGCCAAGAAGTCGAAACTCTTTAGCTTGGGCAAGGGCTCTGACTATG GTGATGAAAAATTGTCGAGTTTGGAGCAAGCTGAGGAGACCGTTGAAAGAGTGACCATGGGACAGGTCCATAGCAGTAATGTTGACATCACTAACGACCTAAATGCTGCAAAAGTTGCTGCAATGAAAGCTGCTGAATTAG TTAATAGGAACCTCATTGGGGCAGGCCACAGTAATATGACAACGGAGCAAAAGAAGAAATTGCTGTGGGGGAGCAAGAAAAGCACTCCTGCAGAAGAG TCTGGTCATCGCTGGGATACTGCACTATTTGGTGATCGTGAGCGACAAGAGAAGTTCAATAAACTCATG TCTGAGGTTGCCTTGGTACCTATGGCCGATTGTAGGGTGTAA
- the LOC107891362 gene encoding arginine/serine-rich coiled-coil protein 2 isoform X1: protein MDSNLQTSPNSSDAKTAFRKPSTDSSNRQYRRRSPVSGLSSSEGSSPQRDRSISPIVSRDDLEKSADTRPGRDGRELDSDSRGNWYSRSGDSYRYSDRQSSRSSHGYSRHDKRADEDSKYDRFSSRSDRESRISNHSDHPRQASDLSRSKDYSQNAEKYSRDRYDGSGHRSRDKGKESPFLERYKDKDSSFHRVGSGRRHGNSLSEEMDRDRRRWDRDGRDEKVDYHRSWRDKKADHTSYEESRGHWNDSSSVRERDNDKRRSKDGYRSGHEDIDGLKPSKKERMKYDEGEVNVEKKDRYGRVGKEQFEDKSIFDSKNQESPAKKSKLFSLGKGSDYGDEKLSSLEQAEETVERVTMGQVHSSNVDITNDLNAAKVAAMKAAELVNRNLIGAGHSNMTTEQKKKLLWGSKKSTPAEESGHRWDTALFGDRERQEKFNKLMGVKGDVKVEHKADNQDAEKQRELQLDLEKQYTAGLRRRDGRTVGLGL, encoded by the exons ATGGACTCCAATTTACAGACTTCGCCTAATAGTTCTGATGCAAAAACAGCATTTCGTAAGCCTTCTACCGACTCATCTAACCGACAATATAGGCGTCGTTCTCCAGTCAGCGGGTTATCTTCATCTGAAG GAAGTTCTCCCCAGCGTGACCGTAGCATTAGTCCCATAGTTTCAAGGGATGATCTGGAAAAAAGTGCTGATACTCGACCGGGGAGAGATGGGAGAGAATTGGATAGTGATTCTCGTGGGAATTGGTATAGTAGAAGTGGTGATTCTTATAGATACTCCGATCGACAGTCTTCCAGGAGCTCTCATGGTTACTCCAGGCATGACAAGCGTGCAGATGAAGATAGCAAGTATGATAGATTTTCCTCCCGTTCTGATCGAGAATCAAGAATTAGCAATCATTCTGATCATCCAAGACAAGCAAGTGACCTTAGTAGGTCAAAAGACTATTCACAAAATGCTGAAAAATATTCTCGTGATAGATATGATGGTTCTGGACATAGGAGCAGGGACAAGGGGAAAGAATCACCATTTCTAGAGCGTTATAAGGATAAGGATTCGTCTTTTCACAGGGTTGGCTCTGGTAGGAGACATGGCAACTCTCTTTCTGAAGAGATGGATAGAGATCGAAGGAGGTGGGACAGAGATGGTCGAGATGAAAAAGTGGACTACCATAGAAGCTGGAGAGATAAAAAAGCCGATCACACTTCTTATGAAGAATCCAGGGGCCATTGGAATGATTCATCTTCTGTGAGGGAGAGGGACAATGATAAACGTCGCTCTAAAGATGGTTACAGGAGTGGGCATGAGGATATAGATGGCCTGAAGCCTTCAAAGAAGGAGAGAATGAAATATGATGAAGGGGAAGTTAATGTGGAAAAGAAGGATAGGTATGGTAGAGTAGGGAAGGAGCAGTTTGAAGACAAGTCTATATTTGACAGCAAAAATCAGGAGTCTCCAGCCAAGAAGTCGAAACTCTTTAGCTTGGGCAAGGGCTCTGACTATG GTGATGAAAAATTGTCGAGTTTGGAGCAAGCTGAGGAGACCGTTGAAAGAGTGACCATGGGACAGGTCCATAGCAGTAATGTTGACATCACTAACGACCTAAATGCTGCAAAAGTTGCTGCAATGAAAGCTGCTGAATTAG TTAATAGGAACCTCATTGGGGCAGGCCACAGTAATATGACAACGGAGCAAAAGAAGAAATTGCTGTGGGGGAGCAAGAAAAGCACTCCTGCAGAAGAG TCTGGTCATCGCTGGGATACTGCACTATTTGGTGATCGTGAGCGACAAGAGAAGTTCAATAAACTCATG GGTGTAAAAGGAGATGTGAAGGTGGAGCATAAAGCCGACAATCAAGATGCAGAGAAGCAGCGGGAGCTCCAGCTGGATTTGGAGAAGCAGTACACAGCCGGACTTAGACGAAGGGATGGTCGCACTGTTGGATTAGGTCTTTAA